One Natronoarchaeum mannanilyticum genomic window carries:
- a CDS encoding LEA type 2 family protein, with protein sequence MALGWKSGVAALVVIALLGGIVAYGLVVVDRPRVESVDNSWGTVEENRSEVETEIAVDNPLLLRVSDGAANVRYTVAMNDVRVADEREKRVQLQGRDDVVTVRTWVDNDEIPDWWVTHVNRNETTTVRVDPTVALEYGGVDVPADSLTRERTFRTDLLEPLQTEQTREFSAFNRTALVVNETDAQWGHATAERTPINASATVTNPLPAPLPITNVSYTVRMNGVVVGQGQAGQQTLIPAESTRTIRANATIDNSELDEWWVTHLRNDETTQLSVDFNATVEYAGIERELPLEFVSYNRTFETDVFASSGSGAEARVAAPTGAPGSETHASTLAGRSATDARRPS encoded by the coding sequence ATGGCCCTCGGGTGGAAATCGGGAGTCGCCGCGCTCGTCGTGATCGCGTTGCTCGGTGGAATCGTCGCGTACGGGCTCGTGGTGGTCGACAGACCGCGCGTCGAGTCGGTCGACAACAGCTGGGGCACAGTCGAGGAGAATCGGAGCGAGGTCGAGACGGAGATCGCCGTCGACAATCCGTTGTTGCTCCGCGTCAGCGATGGTGCGGCGAACGTGAGGTACACCGTCGCGATGAACGACGTCAGGGTCGCCGACGAGCGGGAAAAGCGAGTGCAGCTACAGGGCCGCGACGACGTCGTCACGGTCCGAACGTGGGTCGACAACGACGAGATTCCGGACTGGTGGGTGACCCACGTCAACCGGAACGAGACGACGACCGTGCGAGTCGATCCAACGGTCGCCCTGGAGTACGGCGGCGTCGACGTCCCGGCGGACTCGTTGACGCGCGAGCGGACGTTCCGCACCGATCTCCTCGAACCGCTGCAGACGGAGCAAACGCGCGAGTTCTCGGCGTTCAATCGGACGGCACTCGTCGTCAACGAGACCGACGCGCAGTGGGGGCACGCGACGGCCGAGCGGACGCCGATCAACGCGTCCGCGACGGTCACGAACCCGCTCCCGGCGCCGCTCCCCATCACGAACGTGAGCTACACCGTCCGGATGAACGGGGTCGTCGTCGGGCAAGGGCAGGCCGGCCAGCAGACCCTGATCCCAGCCGAGAGCACCCGGACGATTCGGGCGAACGCGACCATCGACAACTCCGAGCTGGACGAGTGGTGGGTCACGCACTTGCGGAACGACGAGACGACGCAACTCTCGGTGGACTTCAACGCGACGGTCGAGTACGCCGGGATCGAGCGCGAGCTGCCCCTGGAGTTCGTCTCCTACAACCGGACCTTCGAGACTGACGTGTTCGCGTCGTCGGGAAGCGGCGCCGAGGCTCGCGTCGCTGCACCGACCGGCGCTCCCGGCTCCGAAACGCACGCTTCGACGCTCGCAGGGAGGAGCGCAACCGACGCTCGTCGACCGAGCTGA
- a CDS encoding ion channel, translating to MAGGSGDRSHAAHYASIAENRRLFFDSVYFSTPAFTTLGMDDYQPVGIARVPMSIQTSPGAIVVAMLVFVIGYRATR from the coding sequence GTGGCGGGCGGCTCCGGCGATCGATCGCACGCTGCTCACTACGCGAGCATCGCGGAAAATCGGCGACTATTCTTCGACAGCGTGTACTTCAGTACACCCGCGTTCACGACGCTTGGCATGGACGACTACCAGCCGGTCGGGATCGCGCGGGTCCCGATGTCGATCCAGACGTCGCCGGGCGCGATCGTCGTCGCGATGCTGGTGTTCGTGATCGGCTATCGTGCGACGCGGTGA
- a CDS encoding ferritin-like domain-containing protein, which translates to MTTESTDELLVQGLEELYYTEQKLLDALDTLADQTDHEEVSQGFAEHREETEQHVERLEKVFEEIGEEPQRREERVVDALIQEHEAFAGENDGEVLDRYNISTGQKTEHYEIAMYGNVTSLAGKLGHDEAADILEETLREEEAALDELSEAGEQFDRQQVAGD; encoded by the coding sequence ATGACTACCGAATCAACCGACGAACTGCTCGTACAGGGCCTCGAAGAGCTGTACTACACCGAACAGAAGCTGCTCGACGCGCTCGACACGCTGGCCGACCAGACCGACCACGAGGAGGTCAGTCAGGGATTCGCCGAGCACCGCGAGGAGACCGAGCAGCACGTCGAGCGCCTCGAAAAAGTGTTCGAGGAGATCGGCGAGGAGCCCCAGCGCCGCGAGGAGCGGGTCGTCGACGCGCTGATCCAGGAACACGAGGCGTTCGCCGGCGAGAACGACGGCGAGGTGCTCGACCGGTACAACATCTCGACGGGCCAGAAGACCGAGCACTACGAGATCGCGATGTACGGGAACGTCACGTCGCTGGCGGGCAAGCTCGGCCACGACGAGGCCGCAGACATACTAGAGGAGACGCTGCGCGAGGAAGAGGCGGCGCTCGACGAACTCTCGGAGGCCGGCGAGCAGTTCGATCGGCAGCAAGTCGCCGGCGACTGA
- a CDS encoding type IV pilin codes for MRGFDRSAADDAERAVAPVVGVGLLIAIVVTLAAVTLFMLGGLTDGTESAPQTALDLQSQDDGPGHELVHQGGDNLDEQEGRIVVRGVADPDVVESGTLSADSAVTVYPVEEEVEIVWVADESDESHVLDTFEADPIPATPDEGCEWVESETSGGTGDLTVDGITVACDVDTSGDVDVIGGGSVVGDVEGEELDFDDGAVYGDVNAAQDVDLTDANVTGVVDADGDVTLDTGSSIDGAVAGDEVDLDASTAGGPVDADSDLDLTNASVDGPVDAGGDVTLDTDSSVSGGIAGDEIDLTTSTVDGEIEADSSLDLSDTDVGGPVDADSDVTIDTGSAVGGAVAGNALTVTGSEIDGAVDATSSVDLGSSRVSGGVEADSDVTFSNATVGGDVDTAGDATVDTGSSIDGDLSGGEVGVSGSTIAGTVEGGDVEIQSAADVDGAVAGTGDVGIDGSTVSDHAYVDGDFDCDSSTVHGDDCGDYSSQEYSDY; via the coding sequence ATGCGCGGTTTCGACCGATCCGCGGCGGACGACGCCGAGCGCGCGGTGGCGCCGGTAGTCGGCGTCGGGCTCCTGATCGCTATCGTCGTCACGCTGGCGGCGGTCACGCTGTTCATGCTGGGCGGTCTCACCGACGGGACGGAGTCTGCCCCTCAGACCGCACTCGACTTGCAGTCCCAGGACGACGGTCCCGGCCACGAACTCGTCCACCAGGGCGGTGACAACCTCGACGAGCAGGAGGGCCGCATCGTCGTCCGCGGCGTCGCCGACCCCGACGTGGTCGAGAGCGGGACTCTCAGCGCCGACAGCGCCGTGACGGTGTACCCCGTCGAGGAGGAAGTCGAGATCGTCTGGGTCGCCGACGAGTCCGACGAGAGCCACGTCCTCGATACGTTCGAGGCCGATCCGATCCCGGCGACCCCCGACGAGGGCTGCGAGTGGGTCGAATCGGAGACGAGCGGCGGCACCGGCGACCTCACGGTCGACGGCATCACGGTCGCCTGCGACGTCGACACCAGCGGCGACGTCGACGTCATCGGAGGCGGATCGGTGGTCGGAGACGTAGAGGGGGAGGAACTCGACTTCGACGACGGAGCCGTCTACGGCGACGTGAACGCCGCGCAAGACGTCGATCTCACCGACGCGAACGTCACCGGCGTGGTCGACGCCGACGGCGACGTCACTCTCGACACCGGCTCCTCGATCGACGGCGCCGTCGCGGGCGACGAGGTCGACCTCGACGCGTCGACCGCCGGCGGTCCCGTCGACGCCGATAGCGATCTCGACCTCACGAACGCCAGCGTCGATGGCCCGGTCGACGCCGGCGGAGACGTGACGCTCGATACGGATTCTTCCGTCAGCGGCGGTATCGCGGGCGACGAGATCGACCTCACTACCTCGACGGTCGACGGAGAGATCGAGGCCGATAGCAGCCTCGATCTCTCCGATACCGACGTGGGCGGCCCGGTCGACGCCGACAGCGACGTGACGATCGACACCGGATCGGCGGTCGGCGGCGCGGTGGCGGGGAACGCGCTGACCGTCACCGGCTCAGAGATCGACGGCGCGGTCGACGCTACCAGCTCCGTCGATCTCGGAAGCTCGCGGGTCAGCGGCGGCGTCGAGGCTGATTCGGACGTGACGTTCTCGAACGCGACCGTCGGCGGTGACGTCGACACCGCGGGCGACGCAACCGTCGACACCGGCTCGTCGATCGACGGCGATCTGTCCGGCGGCGAGGTCGGCGTCAGCGGTTCGACGATCGCGGGAACCGTCGAAGGGGGCGACGTCGAGATCCAATCCGCCGCCGACGTCGACGGTGCAGTCGCCGGGACCGGCGACGTCGGGATCGACGGAAGCACCGTTTCGGACCACGCTTACGTCGACGGCGACTTCGATTGCGACTCGTCGACGGTTCACGGCGACGACTGCGGCGACTACTCGTCGCAGGAGTACAGCGACTACTGA
- a CDS encoding class I SAM-dependent methyltransferase produces MDSPDVRDQWAERSGEYSPDYYAHYGPDETSEAIREALDGLASDAPVLELGCSSGRHLAHLREHGFETLHGVDINADAFDVMEDAYPGLADDGTFYVEAIEDLVERFDDDHFAAVYSAETLQHVHPDATDVFEELARIASDRIVTVENEGDHRDDDPDVNYVRDELPLFYRDWREIFEAFGFEQVETRPTKRDTLRVFRASER; encoded by the coding sequence ATGGACTCTCCCGACGTCCGAGACCAGTGGGCCGAGCGGAGCGGCGAGTACTCGCCGGACTACTACGCCCACTACGGCCCCGACGAGACGAGCGAGGCGATCCGCGAGGCGCTCGACGGGCTGGCGTCGGACGCGCCCGTGCTCGAACTAGGTTGCAGTTCGGGGCGTCATCTCGCGCACCTCCGCGAGCACGGGTTCGAGACCCTCCACGGCGTCGACATCAACGCGGACGCGTTCGACGTCATGGAGGACGCCTACCCCGGGCTGGCCGACGACGGGACGTTCTACGTCGAGGCGATCGAGGACCTCGTCGAGCGCTTCGACGACGATCACTTCGCCGCCGTCTACTCCGCGGAGACGCTCCAGCACGTCCACCCCGACGCGACCGACGTGTTCGAGGAACTCGCGCGGATCGCGAGCGACCGAATCGTCACCGTCGAGAACGAGGGCGACCACCGCGACGACGACCCGGACGTGAACTACGTCCGCGACGAGCTGCCGCTGTTCTACCGCGACTGGCGCGAGATTTTCGAGGCGTTCGGCTTCGAGCAGGTCGAAACACGGCCGACAAAGCGCGACACGCTGCGAGTGTTCCGGGCGAGCGAGCGCTGA
- the eif1A gene encoding translation initiation factor eIF-1A, whose protein sequence is MSEESGRRNLRMPNDDELFAVVTEHNGGNHVRVRCEDGKERMGRIPGRMKYRTWIEQDDIVVVEPWDFQDEKANIEWRYTSQDAEQLRQEGHID, encoded by the coding sequence GTGAGTGAAGAAAGCGGGCGTCGGAATCTCCGAATGCCCAACGACGACGAGCTGTTTGCGGTCGTGACCGAACACAACGGCGGGAACCACGTCCGCGTTCGCTGCGAGGACGGCAAGGAGCGCATGGGCCGGATCCCCGGCCGCATGAAGTACCGCACCTGGATCGAGCAAGACGACATCGTGGTCGTCGAGCCCTGGGACTTCCAGGACGAGAAGGCCAACATCGAGTGGCGGTACACGAGCCAGGACGCCGAGCAGCTCCGGCAGGAAGGCCACATCGACTAA
- a CDS encoding inositol monophosphatase family protein translates to MSNGNGGYERDSGTESEARRRFLKLAGVTGAAGIVGSNGMLSALAQEGDDEGVEIDDLQGQLPIEDRYLRIAVLATAKAAQLHQNYYGEIGQAEEKDPQNLLTQVDTEAETLIRDTIREELGDDFEDENHALYGEEQGGQLEGGYVWIIDPLDGTTNFVKGIPHFGVNLAVTKDGELHAGVMYYSLWDEVYVAVRDEGAYKFRSDGYDLVAEDSEPAELSVSDTEAVEDSFHGVGFYSRATADDFDYMGLWRYLFANTQGTRLLGAAAPDLAFVAEGVFDTVSVKDLKPVDVAPEALIVREAGGTVTDFEGNTDLDSILEGNVVASNGELHDDFFDLLEDSGKDWLTRPIDTLER, encoded by the coding sequence ATGTCCAATGGCAATGGTGGTTACGAACGCGACAGCGGTACAGAGAGCGAAGCGCGCCGCCGGTTTCTCAAGCTGGCGGGCGTGACCGGGGCCGCCGGCATCGTCGGCTCCAACGGGATGCTCAGCGCGCTCGCTCAGGAGGGTGACGACGAGGGGGTCGAGATCGATGACCTTCAGGGTCAGTTGCCGATCGAGGACCGATACCTCCGGATCGCGGTTCTGGCGACGGCGAAGGCGGCACAGCTCCACCAGAACTACTACGGCGAGATCGGACAGGCGGAGGAGAAAGATCCGCAGAACCTCCTCACCCAGGTCGACACGGAGGCCGAGACGCTGATCCGCGACACGATCAGGGAGGAGCTCGGCGACGACTTCGAGGACGAGAACCACGCGCTGTACGGCGAGGAACAGGGCGGGCAGCTCGAAGGCGGGTACGTCTGGATCATCGACCCGCTCGACGGGACGACGAACTTCGTCAAGGGGATTCCCCATTTCGGCGTCAACCTCGCGGTCACGAAGGACGGGGAGCTACACGCCGGCGTGATGTACTACTCGCTCTGGGACGAGGTGTACGTCGCGGTCAGGGACGAGGGCGCCTACAAGTTCCGGAGCGACGGCTACGACCTCGTCGCCGAGGACTCGGAGCCCGCGGAGCTGTCGGTCTCCGACACCGAGGCCGTCGAGGACTCGTTCCACGGCGTCGGCTTCTACAGCCGCGCGACGGCGGACGACTTCGACTACATGGGGCTGTGGCGGTACCTGTTCGCGAACACCCAGGGGACGCGACTGCTCGGGGCCGCCGCGCCCGACCTGGCGTTCGTCGCCGAGGGCGTGTTCGACACCGTCTCGGTGAAGGACCTGAAGCCGGTCGATGTCGCACCGGAGGCGCTGATCGTCCGCGAGGCGGGCGGCACGGTGACCGACTTCGAGGGGAACACCGACCTCGACAGTATTCTGGAGGGGAACGTCGTCGCCTCGAACGGCGAACTCCACGACGACTTCTTCGATCTGCTCGAAGACTCCGGGAAGGACTGGCTCACGAGGCCGATCGACACGCTCGAACGCTAG
- a CDS encoding nucleobase:cation symporter-2 family protein translates to MATDTEGEIELEYELDERPPLPRSILLGLQHVAVMIVPATAVAYIVGNAVGGVDVAYIVQMVLLFSGLATVVQAYTAGPVGAKLPIVMGTSFTFVGAATTIGVDYGLGAVLGAILVTGFTVEGLIGWQFKRIKPFFPPLVTGLVVVIIGLYLIPVAIDYAAGGVGAADYGALHNLGLAALVLGVAVVLNLFADGVARLLSILAGITVGYGAALALGYVDFGAVSAASWVALPRPGAFELSFEPVPIVTFAFLFLVSAMETVGDMSSVTAAEGRNPTDEEFRGGLFTDGLLSSLGSLFGAFPVTSFSQNAGIVNFTGVMSRHVVGIAGAMLVVLGLSPKVGAAVTTIPQAVFGGAVLLMAGMVAASGFRLITLHTELDRRNMVIVAASLGIGLGVTTRPEALAQLPSGAETFFSEPVIMTALTALVLNTFVPGEHSPLFDVAPEESSVETPNVEAPTDD, encoded by the coding sequence ATGGCGACAGATACGGAGGGCGAGATCGAGCTCGAATACGAACTCGACGAGCGGCCGCCGTTGCCCAGGTCGATCCTGCTGGGACTGCAACACGTCGCGGTGATGATCGTCCCGGCGACCGCGGTGGCGTACATCGTCGGCAACGCGGTCGGCGGCGTCGACGTGGCCTACATCGTCCAGATGGTACTCCTGTTTTCAGGACTGGCGACGGTCGTGCAGGCGTACACTGCGGGCCCGGTCGGCGCCAAGCTACCGATCGTGATGGGAACGAGCTTCACGTTCGTCGGCGCGGCGACGACGATCGGCGTCGACTACGGTCTCGGTGCCGTCCTCGGCGCGATTCTGGTGACGGGATTCACCGTGGAAGGACTGATCGGTTGGCAGTTCAAGCGGATCAAACCCTTCTTCCCGCCGCTGGTCACGGGACTGGTCGTGGTCATCATCGGCCTGTACCTGATCCCCGTCGCGATCGACTACGCGGCCGGCGGCGTCGGCGCCGCCGACTACGGGGCGCTGCACAACCTCGGGCTCGCCGCGCTCGTGCTGGGCGTCGCGGTCGTGCTCAACCTGTTCGCCGACGGCGTCGCGCGGCTCCTGAGCATCCTCGCGGGAATCACCGTCGGCTACGGAGCGGCCCTCGCGCTCGGCTACGTTGACTTCGGTGCCGTGTCCGCAGCCAGTTGGGTCGCGCTCCCGCGGCCCGGCGCCTTCGAACTCTCGTTTGAGCCGGTGCCGATCGTCACGTTCGCGTTCCTGTTTCTGGTCTCCGCGATGGAGACGGTCGGCGACATGTCCAGCGTCACCGCGGCCGAGGGGCGGAACCCGACCGACGAGGAGTTCCGCGGCGGCCTGTTCACCGACGGCCTCCTGAGCTCGCTCGGCTCGCTGTTCGGCGCCTTCCCCGTGACCTCGTTCTCGCAGAACGCCGGCATCGTCAACTTCACCGGCGTGATGAGCCGCCACGTCGTCGGCATCGCCGGCGCCATGCTCGTCGTTCTGGGTCTGAGCCCCAAGGTCGGCGCTGCGGTCACGACGATCCCGCAGGCGGTCTTCGGCGGCGCCGTGCTGCTGATGGCCGGAATGGTCGCCGCCAGCGGTTTCCGCCTGATCACGCTGCACACCGAACTCGACCGGCGGAACATGGTCATCGTCGCCGCCTCGCTCGGGATCGGGCTCGGCGTGACGACGCGTCCCGAAGCCCTCGCCCAGTTGCCCTCGGGCGCCGAAACGTTCTTCAGCGAGCCCGTCATCATGACGGCGCTGACGGCGCTGGTGCTCAACACGTTCGTTCCCGGCGAGCACAGTCCGCTGTTCGACGTCGCCCCCGAGGAATCGTCGGTCGAGACGCCGAACGTCGAAGCGCCGACCGACGACTGA
- the hpt gene encoding hypoxanthine/guanine phosphoribosyltransferase codes for MERLQQSLHEAPIVDKDGYEYLVHPISNGVPMLDPALLREVVVGVTQAADLDVDKIVAPEAMGIHIATALSLQTDIPLVVIRKRQYGLDGEVALHQTTGYSESEMYINDVEEGDRVLIVDDLLSTGGTLAAVTGALDDIGAEISDIVVVIRKVGSSALDDTDYEATSLIDITVEDGEVIIH; via the coding sequence ATGGAACGGTTACAGCAGTCGCTTCACGAGGCCCCGATCGTCGACAAGGACGGCTACGAGTACCTGGTGCATCCGATCAGCAACGGCGTCCCGATGCTCGATCCCGCACTGCTCCGGGAGGTGGTCGTCGGCGTCACGCAGGCCGCCGACCTCGACGTCGACAAGATCGTCGCGCCCGAGGCGATGGGGATCCACATCGCGACCGCGCTGTCGCTCCAGACCGACATTCCGCTGGTCGTCATCCGCAAGCGCCAGTACGGCCTCGACGGCGAGGTCGCGCTCCACCAGACGACCGGCTACTCCGAGTCGGAGATGTACATCAACGACGTCGAGGAGGGCGACCGCGTGCTGATCGTCGACGACCTGCTCTCGACCGGCGGGACGCTCGCGGCCGTCACCGGCGCGCTCGACGACATCGGCGCCGAAATATCGGATATCGTCGTGGTGATCCGCAAGGTCGGCAGTTCGGCGCTCGACGACACCGACTACGAGGCGACCAGTCTCATCGATATCACCGTCGAGGACGGCGAAGTCATCATCCACTGA
- a CDS encoding glycerophosphodiester phosphodiesterase: protein MFEIPDIDRRTLLKATGGAVIGSYVGGAANAEGRDDGDSRDDESTTLIAHRGFAGVYPENTVAAVENASRGGKGRGAARRGADMIEIDVVPCGGRPHEGDDFEVVVFHDDRLASRDGGERGVTDHENTLVWDTPCSEVRSAEVLDSGETVPTLREVLSAIPPSVAVNVELKNPGDVDVRFAEKLEGDELEGRKDVWRPFARRVLDVASEFENHVLVSSFMEAALATTRECDADVPIAFLFWDSIDVGLEITDEYDCEALHPPYNMVEGTPFFNDSYYIDDPGFADIDLVERAHDEGREVNTWTVGTWYQAEQLVDAGVDGIIADYPGLLA, encoded by the coding sequence ATGTTCGAGATTCCCGACATCGACCGGCGAACCCTGCTGAAGGCGACGGGCGGCGCAGTAATAGGATCGTACGTGGGAGGGGCAGCGAATGCAGAGGGACGCGACGACGGCGATTCGCGGGACGACGAGTCGACGACGCTGATCGCGCACCGCGGGTTCGCGGGCGTGTATCCGGAGAACACGGTCGCCGCGGTGGAGAACGCCTCGAGAGGGGGAAAAGGTCGCGGCGCGGCCCGGCGCGGCGCAGACATGATCGAGATCGACGTGGTGCCCTGCGGCGGACGCCCCCACGAGGGCGACGACTTCGAGGTCGTGGTCTTCCACGACGACCGGCTCGCTTCGCGCGACGGCGGAGAGCGGGGGGTCACCGACCACGAGAACACGCTCGTGTGGGACACGCCCTGTTCGGAGGTGCGAAGCGCCGAGGTCCTCGACAGCGGTGAGACGGTGCCGACGCTGCGGGAGGTCCTGTCGGCGATCCCGCCGAGCGTGGCCGTCAACGTCGAACTGAAGAACCCGGGCGATGTCGACGTCCGGTTCGCCGAGAAGCTGGAAGGGGACGAACTGGAGGGCCGGAAGGACGTCTGGCGGCCGTTCGCGCGGCGCGTGCTCGACGTCGCGTCCGAGTTCGAGAATCACGTCCTCGTGTCGTCGTTCATGGAGGCCGCGCTCGCGACGACGCGGGAGTGCGACGCCGACGTTCCGATCGCGTTCCTGTTCTGGGACTCGATCGACGTCGGACTCGAGATCACCGACGAGTACGACTGCGAGGCGCTCCATCCGCCGTACAACATGGTCGAAGGGACGCCGTTCTTCAACGACTCCTACTACATCGACGATCCCGGATTCGCCGACATCGACCTGGTAGAGCGGGCCCACGACGAGGGGCGGGAGGTCAACACGTGGACGGTCGGTACCTGGTACCAGGCGGAGCAGCTCGTCGACGCGGGGGTCGACGGGATCATCGCCGACTATCCCGGCCTGCTCGCGTAA
- a CDS encoding FAD-dependent oxidoreductase: MTEKYDLIIVGGGISGAALLYTVAKFTDIERVALLEKEDEIAAINSHHTNNSQTLHFGDIETNYTLEKAEEVKEGAEMMAGYLENEDPDREMHSKRSKMVLAVGDEEVQNLEERYYEEGFGDLFPKLRDIGREEIADLEPKVVEGRDPDTEMLALQTPDGYVVDYGQTAKSFVENAREEEGVDVFVGTEVTDIEETDDGYVVDTGGPQFESDVAVVAAGSHSLQIAKEMGYGENKSLLPVAGSFFLGGDMLNGKVYTLQMKKLPFAAVHGDADVHDDGVTRFGPTAKLVPTLERGRIETIGDFADVFGMNVDSFLSYANILADRILFPYVVRNLIYDLPVVGKRAFLPNVQKVVPTADVDDIDRAKGYGGVRPQIVDTEAKSLDMGEAKITGDGIIFNITPSPGASTCVKNAMRDTDQLLDFFDEDYGFDEEAFREETIENFPRADSDDPEEAEEPDPVPAED; encoded by the coding sequence ATGACAGAGAAATACGACCTCATCATCGTCGGCGGCGGCATCAGCGGCGCGGCGCTGCTCTACACCGTGGCGAAGTTCACGGACATAGAGCGCGTGGCGCTCCTAGAAAAGGAAGACGAGATCGCGGCGATCAACTCCCACCACACCAACAACTCCCAGACGCTGCACTTCGGGGACATCGAGACGAACTACACCCTGGAGAAGGCCGAGGAGGTCAAGGAGGGCGCGGAGATGATGGCGGGCTACCTCGAGAACGAGGATCCCGACCGCGAGATGCACAGCAAGCGCAGCAAGATGGTACTGGCGGTCGGCGACGAGGAAGTTCAGAACCTCGAGGAACGCTACTACGAGGAGGGCTTCGGCGACCTGTTCCCCAAGCTCCGGGACATCGGTCGCGAAGAGATCGCCGACCTCGAACCGAAGGTCGTCGAGGGTCGGGACCCCGATACCGAGATGCTGGCCCTGCAGACGCCCGACGGCTACGTCGTCGACTACGGCCAGACCGCCAAGTCGTTCGTCGAGAACGCCCGCGAGGAGGAGGGCGTCGACGTGTTCGTCGGCACCGAAGTCACGGACATCGAGGAGACCGACGACGGCTACGTCGTCGACACCGGCGGCCCGCAGTTCGAGTCCGACGTGGCGGTCGTCGCCGCGGGTTCCCACAGCCTCCAGATCGCCAAGGAGATGGGCTACGGCGAGAACAAGTCGCTGCTGCCCGTCGCCGGGAGCTTCTTCCTGGGCGGCGACATGCTCAACGGGAAGGTGTACACGCTCCAGATGAAGAAGCTGCCGTTCGCGGCGGTCCACGGTGACGCCGACGTCCACGACGACGGCGTCACCCGCTTCGGCCCGACCGCGAAGCTGGTGCCGACCCTGGAGCGGGGTCGGATCGAGACGATCGGCGACTTCGCCGACGTGTTCGGGATGAACGTGGACTCGTTCCTGAGCTACGCCAACATCCTCGCCGACCGCATCCTGTTCCCGTACGTCGTCCGGAACCTGATCTACGACCTCCCCGTGGTCGGCAAGCGGGCGTTCCTGCCGAACGTCCAGAAGGTCGTCCCGACGGCCGACGTCGACGACATCGACCGCGCGAAGGGGTACGGCGGCGTCCGCCCGCAGATAGTCGACACCGAGGCCAAGTCGCTGGACATGGGCGAGGCCAAGATCACCGGCGACGGGATCATCTTCAACATCACGCCCTCGCCCGGCGCGTCGACCTGCGTCAAGAACGCCATGCGCGACACCGACCAGCTGCTGGACTTTTTCGACGAGGACTACGGGTTCGACGAGGAAGCGTTCCGCGAGGAGACGATCGAGAACTTCCCGCGGGCGGACTCGGACGACCCCGAGGAGGCCGAAGAGCCCGATCCGGTCCCCGCCGAGGACTGA